A window of the Cheilinus undulatus linkage group 21, ASM1832078v1, whole genome shotgun sequence genome harbors these coding sequences:
- the kat2a gene encoding histone acetyltransferase KAT2A — protein MSDPAAQALQPRLLQAQSAGSAGSSAAATGSGSGNSDPARPGLSQQQRASQKKAQVRAFPRAKKLEKLGVFSACKASDTCKCNGWKNPNPPSATRMDLQQQAASLSEPCRSCGHALADHVSHLENVSEDEINRLLGMVVDVENLFMSVHKEEDTDTKQVYFYLFKLLRKCILQMSQPVVEGSLGSPPFEKPNIEQGVLNFVQYKFSHLAPKERQTMFELSKMFLLCLNYWKLETPTQFRQRTQKDDGTAYKVDYTRWLCYCHVPQSNDSLPRYETTQVFGRSLLKSIFTVTRRQLLEKFRVEKDKLLPEKRTLILTHFPKFLSMLEEEIYGENSPIWEADFTMPASDGTQLGHQTVISPAAVSGSPALPKGLSSISSLGSIDTAGAEPITGEKRKLPDALTLEDAKRIRVMGDIPMELVNEVMMTITDPAAMLGPETNLLTPNAARDETARLEERRGIIEFHVIGNSLSQKSNKKILMWLVGLQNVFSHQLPRMPKEYITRLVFDPKHKTLALIKDGRVIGGICFRMFPTQGFTEIVFCAVTSNEQVKGYGTHLMNHLKEYHIKHNILYFLTYADEYAIGYFKKQGFSKDIKVPKSRYLGYIKDYEGATLMECELNPRIPYTELSHIIKRQKEIIKKLIERKQSQIRKVYPGLTCFKEGVRQIPVESIPGIRETGWKPSNKDKGKEVKDPDVLYNMLKNLLAQIKTHPDAWPFMEPVKKSEAPDYYEIIRFPIDLKTMTERLKNRYYVTKKLFIADLQRIISNCREYNPPDSEYCKCANTLEKFFYFKLKDGGLIEK, from the exons ATGTCGGACCCGGCGGCGCAGGCCTTGCAACCCCGGCTTCTCCAAGCCCAGTCTGCTGGGTCGGCTGGGTCCAGTGCTGCCGCAACAGGCTCCGGGTCAGGAAACAGCGACCCGGCGAGACCGGGACTAAGCCAGCAACAGCGTGCAAGCCAGAAGAAAGCCCAAGTGCGAGCTTTCCCACGGGCGAAAAAGCTTGAGAAACTTGGCGTATTCTCCGCATGCAAG GCAAGTGACACTTGCAAGTGCAATGGATGGAAAAACCCCAATCCTCCATCAGCCACACGTATGGACCTGCAACAGCAAGCAGCCAGCCTGAGCGAGCCCTGCCGCAGCTGTGGACATGCTCTGG CTGATCATGTGTCCCACCTGGAGAATGTGTCTGAGGATGAGATTAACAGGCTGCTTGGGATGGTGGTGGATGTGGAGAACTTGTTTATGTCAGTACATAAAGAGGAGGACACTGACACCAAACAGGTGTACTTCTACCTTTTCAAG ctactgaggaaatGCATCCTGCAGATGAGCCAGCCGGTTGTGGAGGGATCCCTCGGTAGTCCACCATTTGAAAAGCCCAACATCGAGCAG GGGGTTTTGAACTTTGTTCAGTATAAATTCAGCCACCTGGCACCAAAGGAAAGACAGACTATGTTTGAGCTGTCAAAGATGTTCCTCTTGTGCCTAAACTACTGGAAGCTGGAGACACCAACACAGTTTCGCCAGCGCACCCAGAAAGACGACGGGACAGCTTACAAAGTTGACTAcaccag GTGGCTGTGCTACTGCCACGTCCCTCAGAGTAACGACAGCCTCCCGCGCTATGAGACCACTCAGGTGTTCGGCCGCAGTTTGCTCAAGTCCATCTTCACTGTGACCCGGCGGCAGCTGCTGGAGAAGTTCAGGGTGGAGAAGGACAAACTGCTCCCAGAGAAACGCACACTTATCCTCACACACTTCCCCAA GTTTTTGTCCATGCTGGAAGAGGAAATCTACGGTGAAAATTCCCCCATCTGGGAGGCTGACTTCACAATGCCAGCCTCTGATGGCACACAGCTCGGGCATCAGACAG TGATCAGTCCGGCTGCAGTGTCTGGCTCCCCTGCGCTGCCAAAAGGCCTGAGCAGCATCTCATCTTTGGGCAGTATAGACACAGCAGGAGCTGAGCCAATCACAG GAGAGAAACGTAAACTTCCTGATGCACTAACTCTGGAGGACGCCAAGCGGATCCGTGTGATGGGAGACATACCCATGGAGCTGGTCAATGAAGTCATGATGACTATTACTGACCCTGCTGCCATGCTGGGACCAGAG ACTAATCTGCTGACGCCCAACGCTGCCCGCGATGAGACTGCCAGACTGGAGGAGAGGCGGGGCATCATAGAGTTTCATGTGATTGGGAACTCGCTCTCCCAGAAGTCCAACAAGAAGATCCTGATGTGGCTTGTGGGCCTGCAGAATGTTTTTTCTCATCAGTTACCTCGCATGCCTAAAGAGTACATCACCAGGCTGGTGTTTGACCC AAAGCACAAGACCCTCGCCCTCATCAAAGACGGGCGCGTCATTGGTGGTATTTGTTTTAGGATGTTTCCCACTCAGGGCTTCACGGAGATCGTCTTCTGTGCTGTCACATCCAATGAGCAAGTTAAG GGCTACGGTACCCACCTGATGAACCACCTGAAGGAGTATCACATCAAACACAACATCCTCTATTTCCTCACATACGCTGACGAGTACGCCATTGGCTACTTTAAGAAGCAG GGCTTTTCCAAAGACATCAAAGTGCCGAAGAGTCGATACCTGGGATACATCAAAGACTATGAGGGAGCGACTCTCATGGAGTGTGAGCTGAATCCCAGAATCCCTTACACCGAGCTCTCTCATATCATTAAGAGACAGAAGGAG ATTATTAAGAAGCTGATTGAGAGGAAACAAAGCCAGATCAGGAAGGTTTACCCAGGTCTCACCTGCTTCAAAGAGGGCGTCCGGCAGATCCCTGTGGAGAGCATTCCAGGCATAA GAGAGACGGGCTGGAAACCCAGTAACAAGGACAAAGG gaaagaggtgaaagaTCCTGACGTGTTATACAACATGCTGAAGAACCTCCTGGCCCAGATAAAG ACTCACCCTGATGCCTGGCCCTTCATGGAACCAGTGAAAAAATCAGAGGCTCCAGATTACTACGAGATCATCCGCTTTCCCATTG ACCTAAAGACCATGACAGAGAGACTGAAGAACAGATACTATGTGACCAAGAAGCTTTTCATTGCCGACCTGCAGCGGATCATCAGCAACTGTCGCGAGTACAACCCTCCGGACAGCGAGTACTGCAAGTGTGCCAACACTCTGGAGAAGTTCTTCTACTTCAAATTAAAAGACGGAGGCTTGATTGAGAAATGA